One region of Cucurbita pepo subsp. pepo cultivar mu-cu-16 chromosome LG03, ASM280686v2, whole genome shotgun sequence genomic DNA includes:
- the LOC111790179 gene encoding cytochrome P450 98A2, protein MVLSLIPLSLLLLLLAYNLFNRLRFKLPPGPRPLPVVGNLYDVKPVRFRCYADWAKQYGPIISVWFGSTLNVVVSNTELARAVLKEHDQSLADRHRTRSAAKFSRDGKDLIWADYGPHYVKVRKVCTIELFSPKRLESLRPIREDEVSAMVEDIFKLCTNPEKSGKSVKVREFLGAVSFNNITRLAFGKRFVNSDGVMDEQGLEFKAIVANGLKLGASLAMAEHIPWLRWMFPLEEEAFAKHGARRDRLTRAIMEEHTKARNQSGNVKNHFVDALLTLQDKYDLSEDTIIGLLWDMITAGMDTTAISVEWAMAEIVRNPRVQKKVQEELDNVVGVDRIMTENDFSNLPYLQCVVKEAMRLHPPTPLMLPHRSNANVKIGGYDIPKGSNVHVNVWAVARDPAVWKNAEEFRPERFLEEDVDMKGHDLRLLPFGAGRRVCPGAQLGINLVTSMLGHLLHHFEWTPSPGMKAEEIDMSESPGLVSYMKTPVQAVATPRLPSGLYKRVPVDM, encoded by the exons atggTCCTCTCTCtcatccctctctctctcctccttctcctcctcgCCTACAACCTCTTCAACCGCCTCCGCTTCAAGCTTCCGCCGGGGCCACGCCCGCTTCCGGTGGTCGGAAACCTGTACGACGTGAAGCCGGTCCGGTTCCGATGCTACGCGGACTGGGCGAAGCAGTACGGTCCAATCATATCGGTGTGGTTCGGGTCGACGCTGAACGTGGTGGTGTCGAACACGGAGCTAGCGAGGGCGGTGCTGAAGGAGCACGACCAGAGCCTGGCGGACCGGCACCGGACTCGGTCGGCGGCGAAATTCAGCCGCGATGGGAAGGACCTGATTTGGGCGGACTATGGGCCCCACTATGTGAAGGTGAGGAAAGTGTGTACCATTGAACTGTTCTCACCGAAACGACTTGAATCGCTGAGGCCGATTAGAGAAGATGAAGTTTCCGCCATGGTTGAAGACATCTTCAAGCTCTGCACCAATCCTG AGAAGTCAGGCAAGAGTGTGAAGGTGAGGGAATTTCTGGGAGCGGTTTCATTCAACAACATCACCAGACTCGCATTCGGGAAGAGGTTCGTCAACTCCGATGGCGTTATGGACGAGCAGGGCCTCGAATTCAAGGCCATTGTCGCCAATGGCCTCAAGCTCGGCGCCTCCCTGGCCATGGCTGAGCACATCCCTTGGCTTCGCTGGATGTTCCCTCTCGAAGAAGAAGCCTTCGCCAAGCATGGTGCCCGTCGCGACCGCCTCACTCGAGCCATCATGGAAGAGCACACCAAAGCTCGCAACCAGAGCGGTAATGTCAAGAACCACTTCGTTGATGCTCTACTTACTCTCCAAGATAAGTATGATCTCAGTGAAGACACTATCATCGGCCTCCTTTGG GATATGATCACTGCCGGCATGGACACGACGGCGATTTCGGTGGAATGGGCGATGGCGGAGATCGTAAGGAACCCTAGAGTGCAGAAGAAGGTTCAGGAGGAACTAGACAATGTGGTTGGAGTAGATCGGATTATGACAGAGAACGACTTCTCGAACCTTCCGTATCTCCAATGCGTCGTAAAGGAGGCGATGAGATTACATCCACCAACGCCATTGATGCTGCCGCATCGATCGAACGCCAACGTGAAGATCGGCGGCTACGACATCCCCAAAGGCTCGAACGTGCATGTGAACGTGTGGGCAGTGGCACGTGACCCGGCGGTGTGGAAGAACGCAGAGGAATTCCGGCCTGAGAGGTTCTTAGAAGAGGATGTGGACATGAAAGGGCACGATCTCCGGCTGCTGCCATTCGGGGCAGGGCGGAGGGTATGCCCAGGGGCTCAATTAGGAATCAATTTGGTGACCTCAATGTTGGGGCACCTTCTGCACCATTTCGAATGGACACCGTCGCCGGGGATGAAGGCGGAGGAGATCGACATGTCGGAGAGCCCTGGATTGGTGTCGTACATGAAGACGCCAGTGCAGGCTGTGGCCACTCCCAGGCTGCCTTCGGGACTGTACAAACGCGTGCCTGTGGACATGTAA